Proteins found in one Alteromonas macleodii genomic segment:
- a CDS encoding agarase yields MTGSYRKLSHNSGFRLRQNQSKVFKLTCLATCLTAALSLTGCDSNNAQEHSTKQNTELVSAAQNADYLLPHSVFKKYSVDGVHVIETEENNKTVKNKLELSFPKDVHMPSITFDVRGINEIEQFTDNNLAFDVDNYNETSLHLYVDILHGEEVKQRHSVSIPANYQGTVFFPFSGEEASADIGFWGDPPSWNSEELRMIWRSWKKVGEDYQGFDQVRFLVIGNLETKTMGLSNVRFRKNPETNPLWLSKLVDMFGQSTRVDNNVKVTSNTELRERAQREAEALSSAAVWNDRSQYGGWKKGPKQQGTGFFRTQKVNGQWWMVDPEGYLFFSHGPANVRMANTTTYTGMDYNNSKLRKIDSDELTPEDSIDIVSVPKAIRETATVISKVRRDMFEWLPSYDDPLAKHYSYRRTSHKGPIEHGETFSFYRANLERKYGDEYLSQWEDITIKRMHEWGFTSFGNWVDPMFYDSERIPYFANGWIIGEFKTLSGHVNHWGEMPDPFDPEFAKRARVTIEKIAEEVNGSPWCAGIFIDNEKSWGEREGSVQQKYGVILDGLSKNSKDSPAKQAFSIALRDKYKTIDNLNNAWQTDYPNWQYFETGVNFNTHGQNLISDLSMLLELLGEQYFSVVHNTLEDVLPHHLYMGARMANWGMPDEIIKASLKYSDALSFNIYEEGMQPEFWAFLDEIDLPVVIGEFHIGTATDSGLYNPGIVHASDQTDRARMYTEYMESVISKPYMVGAHWFQYIDEPITGRAHDGENANIGLVTVADMPYPELIEAMTTFNKDLYKKKFDKKQ; encoded by the coding sequence GTGACTGGCAGTTATAGGAAACTCTCGCATAATAGTGGCTTTCGTCTTAGACAAAATCAGTCAAAAGTATTCAAGTTAACTTGTCTCGCTACATGCCTTACCGCCGCACTCTCCTTAACAGGGTGTGATAGTAATAATGCTCAAGAACATTCTACCAAACAGAATACTGAGTTGGTTAGCGCTGCGCAAAACGCAGACTATCTCTTACCGCATTCGGTGTTTAAAAAATACTCAGTTGACGGTGTTCATGTAATTGAAACTGAGGAAAATAATAAAACCGTTAAAAATAAGCTTGAGCTTTCTTTCCCTAAAGATGTGCATATGCCTTCGATTACGTTTGATGTGCGTGGAATTAATGAGATTGAGCAATTCACCGATAATAATCTTGCATTCGATGTAGATAACTATAACGAAACTTCACTGCATTTATATGTGGATATTCTACATGGGGAAGAGGTAAAACAACGTCATTCGGTAAGTATACCTGCGAATTATCAAGGGACAGTATTCTTTCCGTTTAGTGGCGAAGAAGCTTCGGCAGATATTGGTTTTTGGGGTGACCCTCCTTCTTGGAACTCTGAAGAGTTGAGGATGATATGGCGGTCTTGGAAGAAAGTCGGCGAAGATTACCAAGGGTTTGACCAAGTACGGTTTTTAGTTATCGGGAATTTAGAAACAAAAACCATGGGACTATCAAACGTACGCTTTAGGAAAAACCCTGAAACCAATCCGCTTTGGCTATCTAAATTAGTCGATATGTTTGGGCAAAGCACACGTGTAGACAATAATGTCAAAGTGACATCCAACACTGAATTAAGAGAGCGCGCTCAACGTGAGGCTGAAGCGTTGTCATCGGCAGCTGTTTGGAATGACCGCAGCCAGTATGGAGGATGGAAAAAAGGGCCAAAACAACAGGGAACTGGCTTTTTTAGGACACAAAAAGTAAACGGGCAGTGGTGGATGGTGGATCCTGAAGGGTATCTGTTCTTCTCACATGGACCTGCTAACGTAAGAATGGCCAATACCACTACTTATACTGGTATGGATTATAATAATAGCAAGCTTAGAAAAATTGATTCCGACGAACTTACTCCCGAAGATTCAATTGATATTGTTTCGGTACCCAAAGCTATAAGAGAAACTGCCACAGTAATTTCAAAAGTGCGTCGTGACATGTTTGAATGGTTACCTAGTTACGACGATCCGTTGGCAAAGCACTACAGTTATCGAAGGACATCTCACAAAGGTCCAATTGAACATGGTGAAACGTTTAGTTTCTATCGCGCTAATCTGGAAAGAAAATATGGTGATGAATACCTTAGTCAGTGGGAAGACATTACTATCAAGCGAATGCACGAATGGGGTTTTACCTCTTTTGGAAACTGGGTTGATCCGATGTTTTATGACTCTGAGAGGATTCCCTACTTTGCAAATGGGTGGATAATTGGTGAATTTAAAACCCTCTCTGGCCACGTAAATCATTGGGGAGAGATGCCAGACCCTTTTGACCCTGAATTCGCAAAGCGTGCGCGCGTAACGATAGAGAAAATTGCTGAGGAAGTAAATGGTTCTCCTTGGTGCGCTGGGATCTTTATTGATAACGAGAAAAGTTGGGGGGAGCGAGAAGGTAGTGTTCAGCAAAAATACGGTGTCATTCTTGATGGCCTCAGTAAAAATAGCAAAGATAGTCCAGCAAAGCAGGCTTTTTCAATTGCGCTTAGGGATAAATATAAAACGATTGATAACTTAAACAATGCATGGCAAACGGATTATCCGAATTGGCAGTACTTTGAAACAGGCGTTAATTTTAACACTCACGGACAAAACCTTATAAGCGACCTTTCCATGTTACTCGAGCTTTTAGGAGAGCAATACTTTTCAGTGGTTCATAATACATTAGAAGATGTTTTGCCTCATCACCTTTATATGGGTGCAAGAATGGCTAATTGGGGAATGCCCGATGAAATTATCAAAGCATCGTTGAAGTACTCTGACGCACTGAGTTTCAATATCTATGAAGAGGGTATGCAGCCAGAGTTTTGGGCATTTTTAGACGAAATAGATTTACCCGTAGTTATTGGTGAATTTCATATAGGGACGGCGACTGATTCAGGACTATATAACCCCGGAATCGTGCATGCTAGCGACCAAACCGATAGAGCCAGGATGTACACGGAGTATATGGAAAGTGTTATTAGCAAGCCCTATATGGTTGGTGCACATTGGTTCCAGTATATTGATGAACCGATAACGGGCCGCGCCCACGATGGTGAAAATGCCAATATTGGCCTTGTTACCGTAGCTGATATGCCATACCCAGAATTAATTGAGGCCATGACCACATTCAATAAAGACTTGTACAAGAAAAAGTTTGATAAAAAACAGTAA